The Opitutus sp. ER46 genome segment CTGAAACTCGCGGCGCGTGCGCCGCTTGCGCCGCGACGCACCCCGCGTAACTCGCCCGATGGCCTTCCACATCGGCACCGGCAGTTGGGGCGACGACGCCTACGTCGGGATTCTCTACCCGCCCGGCCTCCCGCGGGCCGACCGGCTTCGCACCTACGCGCGCGCTCTCGGCCACATCGAGGTCAACTCCACCTACTACGCCACACCGGCTCCCGCCGCCGTCCACGCGTGGGTGCAGCAAACCCCGCCCGGTTTCACGTTCAGCGTAAAACTCCACCGCGCGTTCTCCCAAAGCCCCGTCAAGGCCGCGGCGGACACCACGCTCCTCCCGCGCTTCCTAGCCGCGATGGAGCCGCTCCTCACCGCCCGCCGGCTATCCGCCTTCCTGCTTGTTCTCCCACCCGGCTTCACCCCCGCCAAGCGCCGGCTCGAAGAACTCGACGCCCTCGCCACTCAGCTCGCCCCCACTCCGCTGGCGGTCGAACTCCGCCACCGCGACTGGCTCACCGGCCCGCAACGCGCCGCCACCCTCGCGCACTTTCGCTCCCACCATCTGGTCCTCGTGTCCGTCGATCAGCCGCCGGGCGACAACCCGCGCATTCTCCCGCGCAGCGATGCCGTCACCGACCCGCGCCTCGCCTACCTCCGGCTCCATGGCCGCAACCCATGCTACGCCACCGCCGGCTCCACCGCCGAGGGCCACCACCACGCGTACTCGCCCCGCGAACTCGCCAGCATCGTCACACGCGCCCGCAGACTCGCCCGCGTCGCCACCGACGTCTTCGTCATCGCCAACAACCACGCCAACGACTTCGCCCCGAGGGCCGCTCTCGCCCTGCGGCAGAAACTGTCCGCCCGCCCGAAGCCGTAGCCGCTCCCCCAAAAAGAATCTTTCTCTTTCTCGTTCTCTCCCCCTCCGTCATTGTCGCCGCCCTCCTCCGCCCCGTTCGCCCCGCCCCCTCCGTCATCCCTCCGTTTTCGCCGCCCGCCCCCCCGCCCCCTCCATTTCGCGCCCTTTCGCCTCTTTCGCGGTTCCCATCATCTCGTTTCGCGGCCCACCGCATTCTTTGCAGTCCCCCAACCTGCAACCTGCCAACGTCCCAACCTGCCACCCGCCGCGTGTGCGCCAGCACCTCGGCTTCGCGTTCCTTCGCGCCGTTCGCGGTTTCCACCACCTCCGGCTTTCGCGCTTCCCCCAACCTGCAACCTGCCAACCTTCAAACCTGCCAACCTGCGGCGCCTGCGCCGCAAACCTGCCAACCTTCAACATTACAGCTTTCCAACCTCTGGCGGAGCGCCCGCCCCGCGCTCCGCCAAAGTGCTCCCCATCCGCGCGGGAAACTGTCTTCATCGGCGGCACCCATGAGCCTGTTCTTCCGCGTCCGGCATCCGCTCACCCCCTCCGTCCTCCGCCGTCTCGCCGCCCTCGGCCCCCTCCTCGCTTTCGCTATCGTCAACAGCGTTCCGGCCGCCGCCGCCGCCACCGCGCCTTCCACGTCGCCGACCGCCGCTCCGTCGCCGGTCGACTCCGCCGCCGCCTCGTCCCTTCCCGCCGTCGCCCCCGGTTGCACTTGGCGCGAGGGTGCGGTCGTGCGCGGCCCGACAGACGCCAAGCGCGTCGCCCTCGTGTTCACCGGCCACTCCTTCGCCGAGGGCGCACCGGACATCCTCGCCGCCCTCAACCGCCACCACGCCCGCGCGTCCTTCTTTCTCACCGGAGTCTTCCTCGACAACCCCGCGTTCGCTCCGCTCCTTCAGCGCCTGGTGCATGAGGGGCACTACGTCGGCCCCCACTCCGACCAGCACTTGCTGCTCTGCGATTGGACGCCCGCCAAGACCCGTCTCGTCACGCGCGAGGTATTCGCCGCCGATCTCACCGCGAACCGTGCCAAGCTCGCCCGACTCTCGCCCGCGCCCACCCTTTGGTACCTGCCGCCGTTCGAGCACTACGACGCCGAGATTGCACGCTGGACCGAGGCGCTCGGGCTCCGGCTGATCAACCACACGGGCGGCACCCGCTCCGCCGCCGATTACCTCGCCGACACCGCGCCCAACTTCATCTCTTCCGCGGCCATCATCCGCAGCATCCTCGCCCGCGAGGAGTCCGACCCGCACGGGCTCAACGGCTACCTGCTCCTCCTGCACCTGGGCGCGGGCCCCGAACGCACCGACAAGATGTCCGCCCAGCTCGGCGCGCTGCTCGATACGCTCGCCGCACGCGGCTACAGCTTCGTGCGCGTCGACGAACTGCTTTCTCCAGCCCAACCATGACGTTCGTCCGCCACCTCTCCACGGTCTTCCTCTCCGCCCTGCTCGCCGCGGCGTCCTCGTCGCTCGCTGCCGCGACGCACGTACGCGTCAATCAACTCGGCTACGCCCCCACCGCGTCGAAGCTCGCCGTGGCGCTGTCCGACGCGCCCCTTCCCGCCGAGTTCTCCGTGGTCGACGCCGCCTCCGACCGCGTTGCCGCCACCCTCGCCGCGCGTCCGCTCACGCCCGGCACGTGGGGTCGGTTCACCTATCACGCGGAACTCGACTTCTCCGCCTTCGCTCACCCCGGCACCTACGTCCTCGCCGTCGGTGAATCGCGCTCCCTGCCGTTCTCCATCGCCGCCGATGCCAGCGCCGACCTGTCCGCCGCGTTGCTCGAGTTCATGCGCCAGCAGCGTTGCGGCTACAACCCGTGGCTCGACACCGAATGTCACCAGGAGGATGGCCGCACTGCCTACGGGCCCCTCCCCGCCGGCACCCGCCTCGACGCCCGCGGCGGCTGGCACGACGCCGGCGACCTGCTCAAATACCAACTCACCTCCGGCAACGCCACCGCCCAACTCCTGCTCGCATACCTCCTGGCGCCCGAGTCCGCTCGTCGGCTTGATCGCGTCGATGCCCGCGGCACGCCGCAGCCCAACGGCGTGCCCGACGTGCTCGACGAGGCGCGCTGGGGTCTCGACTGGCTGCTGAAGCTCCATCCCACGCCCGACGCGCTTTATCACCAGGTTGCCGACGACCGCGACCACATGGGGCTGCGACTCCCGCCTCAGGACACCGCCGATTACGGCTGGGGCCCCGGCGCGGCTCGCGTCGTCTATTTCGCCGACGGCCGGCCACAAGGGCTCGGCAAGTTTCCGAGCGCTTCCACCGGTCTCGCCAACCTTGCCGGCCGCTACGCCGCGGCGATGGCCCTCGCGTACCAGGTTTGGCATGACGTCCCCGGCGAGCGCGCCTTCGCCGACCGCTGTCTCCAGGCCGGCCGCGAGGTGTACGCCCTCGGCCGCTGCCAGGAGGGCGTGCAGCAGGGCAATTCGGTCCGCGCGCCATACCGTTACGAGGAGACCACCTGGGCGGACGACATGGAATGGGGCGCCGCCGAACTCGCCCGCGCCACGGGCGAGGCCGCCTTCCTCGCCGACGCGAAGCGCTACGCCGCCCTCGCGGCGAACGACACGTGGATGGGCCGCGAACAGACCGGACATTATCAGTACTACCCGTTCCTCAACGTCGGACACTTTCGCCTGCACGGGCTCGTCGACCCCGAGTTCCAGCGCACGCTCGCCGGCTACTACCGCACCGGGCTCGACGCGTGCACCAAGGTCGCCGCTGGCAACCCGTACGGCATCGGCGTGCCGTTCATCTGGTGCTCCAACAACCTCACCGTGGCCCTCGTCACCCAGGCCGCGTTTTACGCGGAGATGACGGGCGACCATTCCTACGCCGCCTTCGCCGCGCGGCACGCCGACTGGCTGCTCGGCCGCAATCCCTGGGGCACGACCATGTTCACCGAGGTTGGCCGCGTGTTCCCGACCGCCGTCCACCTCCAGACCACGAAGCTCACCGGCCGCCGCGTCGCCGGCGGACTCGTCGACGGCCCCGTGTACGAGCGCATCTTCAAGTCACTGCGCGGCGTCACCATCACCGAGCCGGATCCGTTCGCCGCGTTCCAGGACGCCCGCGCCGTCTACCACAACGACTACCAGGACTACTCGACCAACGAGCCCACGATGGACGGCACCGCCGCCGCCGTGCTGATGATCGCGGCGCGCCGGTAGGCGCGAGGCGCGGGCGCCTCGCGCTGTTGCAGGTTGAATGTTGAAACGTTGCAGGTCCGTCCCCCGCCCACCGCACGTTTTCGCGCCTGTTCGCGCCTTTCGCGGTTCCACCCTCCCGCGTTTCGTGGTTCGGAACCTGCAACCTTCAAACCTGCAACCTGCGAACCGTCCACGCGCTCCCGCCCACCGCACGTTTTCGCGCCCCTTCGCGTCTTTCGCGGTTCCTTTCCTCCGTCCGCGATTCATTCGTGTCCCTTCGTGTGCATTCGTGGTTAAGCATCTGCCTTGGTCTGCCGAAGAGTCACCGCGAACGCCCGCGAACCCAGCCGCGAAAACCCGAGGCTATTCAGCCCCTCACGCGATATCGCTACCAGTCCCTCTTCCACCGCACGTTTTCGCGCGTGTTCGCGTCTTTCGCGGTTCCACCCTCCTGCCTTTCGTGGTTCGGAACCTGCAACCTTCAAACCTGCAACCTGCGAACCGTCCACGCGCTCCCGCCCACCGCACGTTTTCGCGCCCCTTCGCGCCTTTCGCGGTTCCTTTCCTCCGTCCGCGATTCATTCGTGTCCCTTCGTGTGCATTCGTGGTTAAGCATCTGCCTTGGTCTGCCGAAGAGTCACCGCGAACGCCCGCGAACCCAGCCGCGAAAACCCGAGGCTATTCAGCCCCTCACGCGATATCGCTACCAGTCCCTCTTCCACCGCACGTTTTCGCGCGTGTTCGCGTCTTTCGCGGTTCCACCCTCCTGCCTTTCGTGGTTCGGAACCTGCAACCTTCAAACCTGCAACCTGCGAACCGTCCACTCACCCTCTCCCACCGCACTTTTTCGCGCCCCCTTCGCGTCTTTCGCGGTTCCACCCTCCTGCCTTTCGTGGTTCGAAACGCAGGATCGTGATCACGACCTCGCCCGTCGCGGGATCGCGCACAGTCGAGGCCGCGCCACGTCCTGCCGCCTGGAGCGTCGTCGGCAACCAGGCATCCCCGCGGTTCTCCGCGAAGAGCTGCTGTATGGTGTAATTGAGCGTCGGGAACACCTCCGTGCCCGAGAAATAGATCAGGTCCGGCGGCCAAAATGATTCTCCCGCACAAAGCAGCTCAACTCGTCGAGACACCGCGATGTTGTTGCCGCCGAGTCTGTACCCCCCCAAAGCCCCAATCGAACTCCGCGTTCCCTCATCCCAACCAAAATGGCGCATCCATTTTGATTAGCAGCCTGCGGACGAAGTCCGACAGGCTGCTAGGCTAGGCGAGCTGGATTTTTACCGCCGCCGCCGCCTCGCGCGCCCGGGCGCGCGCGACCTCCGGCGTCTCGCCGGTCGCCACGACCACGCCGAGCCGGCGGTGGCCGCGACACTCGGGTTTGCCGAAAAGCCGCAGGTGCGTCTCCGGCACCGCCAGCGCCTGCTCGAGCCCGGAGTACGACGGCACGCCCGAACCCGTTCCGAGCAGCGCCACGCTGTGCGCCGGCCGCAGCAGCACGATTGGCGGCACCGGCAGGCCGAGGATGGCCCGCGCATGCAGCGCGAACTCCGACCACTGCTGGCTGCCAATCGTCACCAGCCCCGTGTCGTGCGGGCGCGGGCTGACCTCCGAGAAGATCACCTCGTCGCCGCAAACAAAGCACTCCACGCCGAAGATGCCCCAGCCGCCCAGGTTGCCCACGATTGTCTTCGCGATATGCTGCGCCTTCGCCCAGGCCGCGGGGGACATCGGGCACGGCTGCCAGCTCTCGCGGTAGTCGCCGTCGATCTGGACGTGCCCGACCGGCGGACAGCATTGGATGCCATTCACCGCCGAGACCGTCAGCACCGTGATCTCGTAGTCGAACCGCACGAAGCCCTCGACAATGCAGCGGCCCGCCCCCGCCCGCGCGCCTTCCTGCGCATACTTCCAGGCGCGCGCCATATCGCCTTCGGTGCGCACGAGGCTCTGCCCGTGGCCGGACGATGACATCAGCGGCTTCAACACGCAGGGAAACCCAAGCGCGCGCCCCGCCGCGAGCGCCATGGCCTCGTCATCGACGAAGCGATACGGCGACGTGGGCAACTTGAGTTCCTCCGCCGCCAGCCGGCGGATCCCTTCGCGGTTCATCGTGAGCCGCGCCGCCCGCGCGGTCGGCACCACGCGCTGGCCCTTCTGCTCCAGGTCCACGAGCACGTGCGTCGCGATCGCCTCGATCTCCGGCACCACCAGATCGGGCTTCTCCTGCGCGATGACCCGCCGCAGCGACAGCTCGTCCAGCATCGGGAACACGTGGCTCCGGTGCGCGACCTGCATCGCCGGTGCGTCCTGGTAGCGATCGCAGGCGATCACCTCGCAGCCCAGCCGCTGCAGCTCGATGGTGACCTCCTTCCCCAGCTCGCCGGAGCCGAGCAGGAGGACGCGTGTCGCGCCCTGGGTGTTGGGAGTGCCGAGTGAACCTGGTTGAAGCATCCGGGCATGTTGAGAACCCGCGCGCCCCGCGTCAGGCCCGAACTCGCCCCGCCAAACTGTCACGCAATACGTGACACTTTCCGCCCTGCCGCCTCCGCCCACTGTCACGTAATACGTGACAGTTTTCCGCGCCGTTCCCTCGTAGCTCCGACGCCAGTGTCACGTATTACGTGACAGTTCCGCCGCGGGCCGATGTCACGTAATGCGTGACACTCGCGGCGGGATCATGCGCCGCGCGCATGGCTGCGATGGTGGGCGCGCAGTAGGCGGCCCGCCGCGGCGGTGGTATCGTGCCGGCATGA includes the following:
- a CDS encoding glycoside hydrolase family 9 protein, which encodes MTFVRHLSTVFLSALLAAASSSLAAATHVRVNQLGYAPTASKLAVALSDAPLPAEFSVVDAASDRVAATLAARPLTPGTWGRFTYHAELDFSAFAHPGTYVLAVGESRSLPFSIAADASADLSAALLEFMRQQRCGYNPWLDTECHQEDGRTAYGPLPAGTRLDARGGWHDAGDLLKYQLTSGNATAQLLLAYLLAPESARRLDRVDARGTPQPNGVPDVLDEARWGLDWLLKLHPTPDALYHQVADDRDHMGLRLPPQDTADYGWGPGAARVVYFADGRPQGLGKFPSASTGLANLAGRYAAAMALAYQVWHDVPGERAFADRCLQAGREVYALGRCQEGVQQGNSVRAPYRYEETTWADDMEWGAAELARATGEAAFLADAKRYAALAANDTWMGREQTGHYQYYPFLNVGHFRLHGLVDPEFQRTLAGYYRTGLDACTKVAAGNPYGIGVPFIWCSNNLTVALVTQAAFYAEMTGDHSYAAFAARHADWLLGRNPWGTTMFTEVGRVFPTAVHLQTTKLTGRRVAGGLVDGPVYERIFKSLRGVTITEPDPFAAFQDARAVYHNDYQDYSTNEPTMDGTAAAVLMIAARR
- the purT gene encoding formate-dependent phosphoribosylglycinamide formyltransferase, producing the protein MLQPGSLGTPNTQGATRVLLLGSGELGKEVTIELQRLGCEVIACDRYQDAPAMQVAHRSHVFPMLDELSLRRVIAQEKPDLVVPEIEAIATHVLVDLEQKGQRVVPTARAARLTMNREGIRRLAAEELKLPTSPYRFVDDEAMALAAGRALGFPCVLKPLMSSSGHGQSLVRTEGDMARAWKYAQEGARAGAGRCIVEGFVRFDYEITVLTVSAVNGIQCCPPVGHVQIDGDYRESWQPCPMSPAAWAKAQHIAKTIVGNLGGWGIFGVECFVCGDEVIFSEVSPRPHDTGLVTIGSQQWSEFALHARAILGLPVPPIVLLRPAHSVALLGTGSGVPSYSGLEQALAVPETHLRLFGKPECRGHRRLGVVVATGETPEVARARAREAAAAVKIQLA
- a CDS encoding DUF72 domain-containing protein; this encodes MAFHIGTGSWGDDAYVGILYPPGLPRADRLRTYARALGHIEVNSTYYATPAPAAVHAWVQQTPPGFTFSVKLHRAFSQSPVKAAADTTLLPRFLAAMEPLLTARRLSAFLLVLPPGFTPAKRRLEELDALATQLAPTPLAVELRHRDWLTGPQRAATLAHFRSHHLVLVSVDQPPGDNPRILPRSDAVTDPRLAYLRLHGRNPCYATAGSTAEGHHHAYSPRELASIVTRARRLARVATDVFVIANNHANDFAPRAALALRQKLSARPKP
- a CDS encoding polysaccharide deacetylase family protein produces the protein MSLFFRVRHPLTPSVLRRLAALGPLLAFAIVNSVPAAAAATAPSTSPTAAPSPVDSAAASSLPAVAPGCTWREGAVVRGPTDAKRVALVFTGHSFAEGAPDILAALNRHHARASFFLTGVFLDNPAFAPLLQRLVHEGHYVGPHSDQHLLLCDWTPAKTRLVTREVFAADLTANRAKLARLSPAPTLWYLPPFEHYDAEIARWTEALGLRLINHTGGTRSAADYLADTAPNFISSAAIIRSILAREESDPHGLNGYLLLLHLGAGPERTDKMSAQLGALLDTLAARGYSFVRVDELLSPAQP